The genomic stretch GTGCCGCGGCGGCTGCGGCGAACGGATCGCCTGGCAGACGTCGTATGGCTCATTGGATCCCGCTGTCCGAAGGGAGGGTGAAGCGCAGTGCGACCGATGGTGTCGTGTAACACCCTCGGAAGGCGTAGAGTGCATTCCCCGAACTGCTCACCGAGAGCGCGCCGCTGAAGTTGGTATTACAGGTCGCGGCGGAATTCTGCGGCGTTTCCATCCGCCCGACAACGCGGAAGGTACCGCGGTCAAGGACAACGACCTCCGATTTCAGCACCGAAGAACCCAGGTCGGTGACCAGCGTCCAGACGTACAGGAGCGGGCGAACGGGATCGAATGACGCCAGATAGGTATTGGTGCTGAAAGTCGTATCGTGCTGCATGGTTCCATCGTTTGCGCTTACAACCATTAATCTGCCGAAGAACCCTTCACGTGCCTGGCTTCCCCCCGTCATTGCGAGGAGTGACCCGTCGGCCGAAAAGTCGGCGCTGCTCGCACCAATCGGCATCGGTACGGCGAACGCAACGTTTCCGCTTGGCATCGCGAGGACCGGAACACCGGCGCCAGCCACTATGTGGTCGGGCGCGTAGGTCGCGCGGTCGTGTCGCGGCGACATGTACACGCCCCACGCGTCGCCGCCAGTCGGCAATGGCGTGATCGTCCCGGCCGAGAAGGGATCGGTCGAATCGACGTTCGTCACAACGACGGAGCCGCTCTTCCCCGCCGCAAACCACGTCGTTGGACCAAGTTTGAGCAGTTGGTGTGGCGGCCCGTCGAGACCGACGTTCAGCCCGAGCTGCGGAATAAACACCGGTGGTGACACTGCGTGGATCAGCGCGTACGACGGAGGCGAAGAAGGTGTGGCGGGCTGGACGACGAGGGCGTTGTCGTCGGCGTAGGTGAAACCGGGGCTGTCGAGGCCAGTGTTGGCCCCGTGGCTGCTGAGACCTGAGATCAGGGTAACCGCATGGGTATCGAGATCGACGAGGTGAATGACGTCGCCGTCATTGGTCCCCATCACCATCGCATGCGGCGTTCCGCGCGGCCATGCATACGTGTCCCAGTCGTTCTGGATCGGATAGCTGGTGCTGTCGGCATAGCCGTACACCGTGATCGGATCGAGTGTCTTGACGACCGCCGCAAACTGGAGTGAGAGCGGATAGCTCCCCGCCATCGTACTAGGCGGAAGATCGACCGAGACGGTCGTGTCGTCGACCCGGTGCAGCACCAGCGATGTGCCGTTGAACTGGGCTACGCCGGTCGTGTCGATCGCGCCGTGAAAGGCTGACGAGCGGATTGTCACCGTCGAACCCGCCCAGATGTCGTGCGGACCGACAGTGAACGTCGCTGCTGGAGGAGTCGTCGTCTGGTCGGGCGAGTTGCTGCTGCAGGCGGCGACGAAGGCAATTGCAATAACGGGATAACGCGACGGGCGGATCGTCATGGAGCCGGAACCTCGTGGTGGCTTGAGACGCAGTGTACCGGAGGATCACGCAGCCGGCTCACAATATTCGCAGGTACCGGCATCCACAAGAGCGGGACTTCTCATATTGCGCCGGCTTGGCGCGGTGCCTGCCGCCGTCAGTGAATCAATCCGGTATCCAGAAAGATTGCGTCCGGCCGTCCAGCGCCGATCGAGCGCTCGAGCACGACGCTGCTTGACGTCGGCGAGAGCTGCGCACGAAGGAAAGTCCGCGCGTCGCGCGCCAGTTCGGTCACGTCCTGGCTATCGAGATCGAGCCCGTAGAAGATCGAACCGGTCGGCGAATTCGTCGTCACCAGGCAGAACGTTCCCTTGCAGGAGATGTCGGCGATGGTGCGAAACGGCGCGGCGGGGATCTGCGCAACCACATTCGCAGTCCCACCGGCGACCGCGACGCGGCGAATCGTCGTCGAATCGGAGTCGTGCGAAAAGATGATCGACGCGCCGTTTTCCGCGAGCGAATAGTGGCTGGCATCGAACGTCCCGGTGACAAGCTGCATCGGAGCACCGCCGGTGTTGCCGCGGTAGACGCCGAGCGGCATCATGAATCCCAGGACATTGAGGTTGATCCCCAGCGCAAGAAAGTCTCCGGTCCCGACCCAGTGAAGATCAGTGAGCCAGTCGACCTGGGTCGAATTGAACGGCGAGATCCCGAGGTGATCGTGGTACAGCGTCTGGAGCTTGCGAGGCGCAGGCCCGGCATCGCCAGTCGTGTCGGCAAACCAGAGCTCTGCGTGCCATCCGAGCGGAAACGGGGTGCAGATGCATGGAATCGGCGCCGAAGGATTCGGCCCGATCGCCTCGACGTAGAGCAAGCGCGCGCCTGACCCGAGCGAGATTGCGGGGAATCGTTCGGCCGAATCGGGTTTGGCGATCATCGGCTGGCGCGACTCGCAGCGACTCCAGTTGACCGACCCGCTCACCGGAGGCTGCATGTCGATCGCGGAGATCGTACCCGACGGCGGCGGATGAATGGTGAGGCAGCGGCCGGAATAGAGGATCCCGGCACCGTCGTCGGTCCACGTGGGGTTGGCACCGATGCTGTCGATCGTGATCTCGGCGCCCGGGGTCCGTGGGCCGATCGCGCCGTAGTTGGCGCCCGGGAAGGAGTCGGAGTGGCAGGCGAGGATGAGCAGGATCGCAATCGCAGGGAATGCCCGCCGATTCATATACCCTCCTTGTTACTGCCCCGCTCCGTGGCACTTCTTGTACTTCTTCCCCGACCCGCAGGGACACGGATCGTTCCGCCCCACTGGTGCGCCACCCACCGGCGCCGGTGCACCGATCGCGCCCGCGGGGGTGCTGATCCGCGGTGGCGGAGCGCCGACGGTGCGGGTCGGCGGCGCGGTGAAGAGATCGTCGGACGACGGCCCGGTCGCAACGGTCGGCTGCTCGATCCGCCGCGGCTGCGGTGGAGGAGGCGGCGCATCGGCGGTGACCTGGATCTTGAGGTACCGCTCCGCGAAGGTCGCCTGCATGTCGCGAAGGAGGTCCTCGAACATCTCGAACGCTTCCTTCTTGTACTCGACCAGCGGATCGCGCTGGCCGTAGGCGCGGTACTGGATCGCGTTGCGAAGTTGATCGAGATCGTAGAGATGATCCTTCCACTTCTCGTCGAGCACCGCGAGCATCACCTGTGACAGCACCTGCAGTTCGACATCGGGGACGCCGATCCGGGTTCCGAATTCCTTGAGGTAGGCGATCTTGCGATCGAACGCGACCTCGCCATCGGCGCGAACCACGTCGACGATCGATTCGATGGTCGGCGTCGCCTGGGCATCGAGAATCGATTCCGGCCCGAGCATGAATTGCATCAGCAGCGCCGATCGCAGGCCGGTGCGATCGTATTCCTCGGGGTTCTCGGTCGAGCCGAGATAGTCGGTGACGGTCCGGTTGACGGCGGCGCGAATCATCTTGAGCGCTTCGGCCTTGAGTTCCTCGCCGCGCTCCAGCGCAAAGAGCCGCGTCGAGTAGATGACCTCGCGCTGCTGGTTCATCACGTCATCGTATTCGAGCAGTCGCTTGCGGGCCTGGAAGTTCTGCAGCTCGACGCGCTGCTGCGCGCTCTCGATCGCGGCGGTGATCAGCTTGCCGGTGATCACCTCGCCTTCCTCGGCGCCGCTCTTGTCCATCATCCGGGCGATGCGGTCCGACCCGAAGAGGCGCATCAGGTCGTCTTCGAGCGACATGAAGAAGAGCGACACGCCGGGATCGCCCTGACGGCCGGAGCGGCCACGCAGCTGGCGGTCGATCCGTCGCGACTCGTGACGCTCGGTGCCGATGATGTGCAGGCCGGCCTTGTCGCTGGTCAGGTCGAGGACCGGATCGAGTTTGATGTCGGTTCCGCGGCCGGCCATGTTGGTCGCGATCGTGATGGCGCCCTTGCGCCCCGCGCCGGCGACGATCTCGGCTTCACGCTGATGGTACTTGGCGTTGAGCACTTCGTGCGGGAGGCCGCGGCGCTTGAGCTGGCGCGACAGCGTCTCGGAGATGTCGACGCTGGTGGTGCCGATCAGGACCGGCCACCCCTCGTTGTGAATCCGCTCGACCTCTTCGGCGACGGCGTTGTACTTCTCGCGCCGCGTCTTGTAGATCTGGTCGACGAGGTCGGCGCGCCGGATCGGCTTGTTGGTCGGGATGACCGCGACCTCGAGCTTGTAGATCGTGTAGAACTCGGTCTCTTCGGTCTCGGCGGTACCGGTCATTCCGGAGAGCTTCTCGTACATCCGGAAATAGTTCTGGATCGTGATCGTGGCGAGGGTCTGCGTCTCGCCCTTCACGGTCACCCCTTCCTTCGCCTCGACCGCCTGGTGCAGCCCGTCGGACCAGCGCCGGCCGTGCATGATGCGGCCGGTGAACTCATCGACAATGAGCACCTGCCCTTCCTGCACGATGTAATCGGTTTCGCGTTCATAGAGGGCGTGCGCCTGCAGCAGCTTGTGGATGATGTGCAGCTGCTCGCTCTTCGCCGCGTAGTCGGCCTCGACCTGCTGGCGCTTCGCTGCCTTCGCCGCCGGATCGAGTTCGTCGTCGTGCTCGATCTGGTGGATCTCCTGCGAGATATCCGGCACGATGAAGAGACCCGGGTCGTGCGGCGAGAGCGCAGCCGATCCCTTGTCGGTGAGGTGGACCGAGTGGCCCTTCTCGTCGAGGACGAAGTAGAGCGATTCCTCGAGGTCGCGCATCTGCTGCTGCCGCATCGCCATCTTGCGGTCGGCGATGTAGTCGAGTTCGGTGCGCTGGACGAGCTGCTTGACGCCGGTCTCGTTCATCAGCTTGAGCAGCTTCTTGTTCTTCGGCGCGCCGAGCTGCGACTGGTACAGCTTGATCCCGGCGTCGGCCTTCGTCTTGTCGTTCTGCAGCAGCCGCTCGCCCTCGGCAACGAGGCCGCTGACGACTTCGTTCTGCAGGCGGACCAGGTCGCCGACCTTGGCGTTGTATCCGCGATAGTGCACGCTGTCCTCGTCGCCGACCGGCCCGGAGATGATCAGCGGCGTGCGGGCTTCGTCGATGAGGATCGAGTCGACTTCGTCGATGATGGCGTAGACGTGGTCGCGCTGCACCCGCTGCTCGAGGGTGAAGACCATGTTGTCGCGCAGGTAGTCGAAGCCGAACTCGTTGTTGGTGCCGTAGGTGATGTCGGCGGAATACGCGGCCCGGCGGTCGGGCGACGACGGCTCGGTGTCGTCGAGACAGGCGACGGTGAGGCCGAGGTACTTGAAGAGGTGCCCCATCCACTGCGAGTCGCGGCGGGCGAGATAGTTGTTGACCGTGACGAGGTGCGCGCCGCGCCCCGGAAGCGCGTTGAGATAGAGCGGCAGCGTGGCAACGAGGGTCTTCCCTTCACCAGTCGCCATTTCGGCGATGCGGCCGCGATGCAGCGCGATCCCGCCGATCAACTGCACGTCGTACGGCACCATGTTCCAGATTTGCGGTTGCCCGATGACGTCGACGGTGGTCCCGACCAGCCGGCGGCACGCTTCGCGAACGGTGGCGTATGCCTCGGGAAGGAGTTCGTCGAGGGTGTTGACGACGGCCTGTTTCCAGGCGTGCTCCGCCTTCTGCAGCTCCTGATCGATCGCCTCACGTTCGACGGGATCGGCGCAGCCGTGCTTGGCTGCGCGGAGGCGGTCGACCTCGGCGCGGAGGGTGTCGGTCTTCTCGGCCAGGATCGCGCGGAAACGGTCGGTCTGTCCCTTGAGCTCGGCTTCGTCGAGCTGGGCAAGGCGCGCCTCATGGCCGTGAATCGACGCCAGCACCGGCTGGAGCCGCTTCACTTCCCGTTCCTGGCGCGATCCGAATACCGATTCGAAGACCTGCTTGATCATTCCCTGCCACTCCCGTAGAGCTGTGACGCCACAATGTAGTCGGCCACCGCCGGGTGAACCCAACCTGCCAGCGACCGTCCCCGAGCGGCCCGTTCGCGGATGGCGGTCGACGAAATCTCGAGAAGCGGGACGTCGATCGCGACATCCCCTTGCCCCCCGGGAAGCGCTGCCGCGCCGCCTGTCGTCGCGGGGCGCCGGAAGACCCCGATCGTCGCGATCGACCGGATCGCCTCGGGTTCGCGCCACCTGCTGAATCCTGCCGCGGTGTCGCTTCCCATCAGCAGGACGAGTTCGGTGTCCGCTGCTTCCGCTCGCAACTCGCGCAGGGTATCGATTGTATACGACGGCCCCGGGCGCGCGAGTTCCCTGCCGTCGGCGACCAGACCCGCCACACCATCTACCGCCAATTCGACCATTCGTAACCGATCCGCCGGGGGCGCCGCGTGGCGACCCTCCTTGAACGGCTGCGTCGCGGCGACGACGAGGCGCACGGCGTCGAGCGCCAGTGCTTCCAGCGCCGCCCTCGCGATGATCAGATGCGCGTTGTGGATCGGATCGAACGAGCCGCCCAGCACGCCGATACGCACGTCAGGGACCGGCCGGCTTCCCGGCGTGCGTCGCGTCGGTGGGTGGCTGGGCCGCGACCTGCGGACATGAGGATCGATACTGGGGCGTCGTCCCCCAGTTGGTCCCCATGTAGGTACAGATGTCCTTGAGATCCTCGGCGTAATTCAGTTTCCGGTACGCCTTCACCAGCAACGCGAGGGCATCGGGGGCGACCGTCGCGCGGGGGTACTGGAAGACCAGGTTCTTGAGGTAGAGGATGGCGGCTTCGTACCCCTTGAGCTTGAAGTAGAAGTTGGCCGACTTGTAGTCACGCTCCGCAAAGCGATTCTCGAGCTCGCGCAATTGCGCCTGCGCCTTTGTTGCCGCGGGCGTGTTGGGATAGCGGGTGATCACCTCGCTGTCGACCGACTGCGCCGTGACGGCGTAGGTCGGATCGAGGTCGGGGGCGCGCCAGAGCCTGAAGTAGGCATCGGCCGCGCGGAACAGCGCTTCGGGAGCGAGCGAATCGGTCGGGAATTCGTCGACCAGGCGGCGATACTCGCGCACCGCCTGCAGCGAGCTTCCTTCGCGGGCATAGAGGTCGCCGAGATAGATCCGCCCGAGGAGGACGCGCCGGTCGCCCGGGCTCATCTCGAGTTCGACGCGATCGAACGCCGCGGCCGCCTTGTCCCACTTGTGGCGGTTATAGAAATCCATCGCGACATTCCACAACGAGTCGACGGTCTTCGGCGACGCGTTGAGTGCCGTCAGCGACACCTTGGGCGGGCGATAGTGATGCGTGCAGGCGCCGAGGAGCGCGAGAATCGCGACGAGCGAAACCTTCGACATGCGGCGCACTACGGGCGAGCCACCGGCGTCGTGTCTCCGGCGAGATGCGGGGTGACCTGCACCAGCCGGGCGAGCGCCATCTGCGCAATCGTATCGGGCGGTTCGTGCGCGGCCGCCTGCTGCCAGCTCACCCGGGCGCCGGTGCTGTCGCCCTGCGAGGCGCGCGCGTCACCAAATCCCACCAGGGCACGCCGGCCGACTGCACCCTGCGGGTCGAGCCGCGCAGCGTGATCGAACCACCGTTCGGCATCGCCGGGGCGCGCGGCGTTCATCGCCTGCAGGCCGAGGCCCAGGTCGCACCATTCCAGTGTCGTCGCGGCGGAATCCTTCGACGACGCGCTTTCCGATTGACGCAGTACACCCTCCAGGATCGGCACCGCTTCACCGCACGCCCCGCGCGCGCGGTCGGCGACACCGAGATCGACCAGCAGTGGATCGTGACTCACCCGTCCCGATGACGCGGCGAGGACCGCGGGAATCAACTCCGCGGCATCGGCCGGCGGTATTGCCGCCAGCGTTCCCGGGCCGAGTGCCAGGCGCCCCGGCGGCCATCCGGGTGCTACGCGGCGCAAGCCGAGGACGGCGGCCTGGAGCGCGGCATCGTTGCCGTCGTGCTGCGCCGCTTCGGCTACCCGCGCCAATCCGCTGGCCGCTTCGCCCGCGCGCGACGTGTCGCCGGTGCCGAGGGCAGTCCACGCCTGCGCCGCGACGAGGAGCATGCCGCCCTGCAGCGCCGCGTCGGCGAGCTTCGCCTGGATTCGCGGTGACTGCCCGGCGGCGCGATAGGCGGTGACGGCATCGCCCCATCGTCCTTCGTGCCATGCATCATCGCCCAGCCGTTCCTTCCCGGGCTGGCCGATCGAGCACGCACCGAGCAGCACGGCGACCAATGGGAGCCGCAATCTCGCACCATTCACCCGGGAATGCGCTCCACCATGGCGAGATAGGCACCGACGCGTTCGAGATCGGGACGCGCTTCCCGGCACGCCCGCCAGGTATCGCGCGCTCCGGCAGTATCGCCGGCGAGGTATCGCGCCATGCCCAGCTGCACCTGCGCGTCGACCCAGTCGGGGCGCGCATCGAGTATCGCCTCGAGCTCTTCGCGCGCCTGCAAGGGATTCCCGGCTTCGAGGAGAAGTCGCGCGAGGCGCAGGCGGAGGTCATGGAACCCCGGTCCGAGCTGCACCGCGCGACGGTACTCCAGCACCGCGTCGGCCGGCGCGCCGGCTTCGGCGTAGAGATCCCCGAGATGGGCGTGCTCGTTGGCGAGACGCGCCGCCACCGGTGCGCTGAATCCTGCGATCGCCGGCCCTTCCGCTGCCGTTGCCGCCGCGAACGACGCCGCGGCCTCGGCGTCGCGCCCGAGCTGATTGAGGATCAACCCGCGATGCAGCAGCGCTTCGAGATACCGCGGGTTCAGCTCGAGGGCGCGATCGAACTCGCGGAGCGCCTCGTCGGGGCGCTCGAGCATCGAAAAGCAGAGCGCCCGGAGATGATGCACATCGGCGTAGGCGC from Gemmatimonadales bacterium encodes the following:
- the nadD gene encoding nicotinate (nicotinamide) nucleotide adenylyltransferase gives rise to the protein MRIGVLGGSFDPIHNAHLIIARAALEALALDAVRLVVAATQPFKEGRHAAPPADRLRMVELAVDGVAGLVADGRELARPGPSYTIDTLRELRAEAADTELVLLMGSDTAAGFSRWREPEAIRSIATIGVFRRPATTGGAAALPGGQGDVAIDVPLLEISSTAIRERAARGRSLAGWVHPAVADYIVASQLYGSGRE
- the bamD gene encoding outer membrane protein assembly factor BamD, whose protein sequence is MSKVSLVAILALLGACTHHYRPPKVSLTALNASPKTVDSLWNVAMDFYNRHKWDKAAAAFDRVELEMSPGDRRVLLGRIYLGDLYAREGSSLQAVREYRRLVDEFPTDSLAPEALFRAADAYFRLWRAPDLDPTYAVTAQSVDSEVITRYPNTPAATKAQAQLRELENRFAERDYKSANFYFKLKGYEAAILYLKNLVFQYPRATVAPDALALLVKAYRKLNYAEDLKDICTYMGTNWGTTPQYRSSCPQVAAQPPTDATHAGKPAGP
- the secA gene encoding preprotein translocase subunit SecA, which translates into the protein MIKQVFESVFGSRQEREVKRLQPVLASIHGHEARLAQLDEAELKGQTDRFRAILAEKTDTLRAEVDRLRAAKHGCADPVEREAIDQELQKAEHAWKQAVVNTLDELLPEAYATVREACRRLVGTTVDVIGQPQIWNMVPYDVQLIGGIALHRGRIAEMATGEGKTLVATLPLYLNALPGRGAHLVTVNNYLARRDSQWMGHLFKYLGLTVACLDDTEPSSPDRRAAYSADITYGTNNEFGFDYLRDNMVFTLEQRVQRDHVYAIIDEVDSILIDEARTPLIISGPVGDEDSVHYRGYNAKVGDLVRLQNEVVSGLVAEGERLLQNDKTKADAGIKLYQSQLGAPKNKKLLKLMNETGVKQLVQRTELDYIADRKMAMRQQQMRDLEESLYFVLDEKGHSVHLTDKGSAALSPHDPGLFIVPDISQEIHQIEHDDELDPAAKAAKRQQVEADYAAKSEQLHIIHKLLQAHALYERETDYIVQEGQVLIVDEFTGRIMHGRRWSDGLHQAVEAKEGVTVKGETQTLATITIQNYFRMYEKLSGMTGTAETEETEFYTIYKLEVAVIPTNKPIRRADLVDQIYKTRREKYNAVAEEVERIHNEGWPVLIGTTSVDISETLSRQLKRRGLPHEVLNAKYHQREAEIVAGAGRKGAITIATNMAGRGTDIKLDPVLDLTSDKAGLHIIGTERHESRRIDRQLRGRSGRQGDPGVSLFFMSLEDDLMRLFGSDRIARMMDKSGAEEGEVITGKLITAAIESAQQRVELQNFQARKRLLEYDDVMNQQREVIYSTRLFALERGEELKAEALKMIRAAVNRTVTDYLGSTENPEEYDRTGLRSALLMQFMLGPESILDAQATPTIESIVDVVRADGEVAFDRKIAYLKEFGTRIGVPDVELQVLSQVMLAVLDEKWKDHLYDLDQLRNAIQYRAYGQRDPLVEYKKEAFEMFEDLLRDMQATFAERYLKIQVTADAPPPPPQPRRIEQPTVATGPSSDDLFTAPPTRTVGAPPPRISTPAGAIGAPAPVGGAPVGRNDPCPCGSGKKYKKCHGAGQ
- a CDS encoding tetratricopeptide repeat protein is translated as MDVSGRATVDAARERFANRDYYGALLSLEDLAGTGRAYADVHHLRALCFSMLERPDEALREFDRALELNPRYLEALLHRGLILNQLGRDAEAAASFAAATAAEGPAIAGFSAPVAARLANEHAHLGDLYAEAGAPADAVLEYRRAVQLGPGFHDLRLRLARLLLEAGNPLQAREELEAILDARPDWVDAQVQLGMARYLAGDTAGARDTWRACREARPDLERVGAYLAMVERIPG